One Eleginops maclovinus isolate JMC-PN-2008 ecotype Puerto Natales chromosome 22, JC_Emac_rtc_rv5, whole genome shotgun sequence DNA segment encodes these proteins:
- the LOC134858650 gene encoding interferon-induced, double-stranded RNA-activated protein kinase-like, giving the protein MGKKRNYIAQLETYARKARWELTYEDMCSEGPEPNERFSKRAVVNGKYFPIGVGNNPKQAKWNAAKSALSCLNEKENLKPVTEKAANNPTAKVPQKNTTKVNLLGVLNVNAPKNRGNIKAGLSTTQEPHDVPQCSSFVVGDKEHPAVTGKPTTEAKEEAANLEKYEIFCSETTEINSGSVIVAPARPPTALETCDAKLKIVLMTDFTNSSSSTKDEEQNPVVKPKTSSKSGSQEVNTGDCPTEKTSTKSEMSRFTSEFDCIESLGEGSFGRVFKALEKLTEKNYAIKIVHYKDIENALQEVKTLSDLNHCNIVRYYTCWLEDSGYRCESLDESASSTQCSINDSSIKYLYIQMELCEYTLREWIDKKNEEKSLQDSKRRKEGLTIVQQIVRGVEYIHSKMLIHRDLKPANIMLGKDEKVTIGDFGLVTVENDAESLREREMYTGTPAYMAPEQKQQKTYDRKVDIFPLGLIYFELLWKLSTVHERNKVWPNIREQKFPKEFQCNFPKECFIIKPMLCEKPEERPEASQLKADIKEIERRGRSRGRWTV; this is encoded by the exons GTTCTCAAAGAGGGCTGTTGTCAATGGTAAATACTTTCCCATAGGTGTGGGAAATAACCCAAAGCAAGCCAAGTGGAATGCAGCTAAAAGTGCCCTGAGCTGTTTGAACGAGAAGGAGAATCTAAAACCAGTG ACAGAAAAAGCTGCAAACAATCCTACTGCAAAAGTTCCTCAGAAAAATACCACTAAAGTCAACCTTTTAGGTGTGCTAAATGTTAATGCTCCGAAGAACAGGGGGAATATTAAAGCTGGGCTGTCAACCACACAGGAACCACATGATGTTCCCCA ATGCTCTAGCTTTGTGGTTGGTGATAAGGAGCATCCAGCTGTTACTGGGAAGCCAACAACGGAAGCTAAGGAGGAAGCAGCCAACTTGGAAAAATATGAGATATTTTGCAGTGAAACTACAGAG ATCAACTCTGGGTCCGTTATCGTTGCTCCAGCCAGACCACCAACCGCACT GGAGACCTGTGATGCAAAATTAAAAATTGTGCTAATGACTGACTTCACCAATTCATCAAGTTCTACCAAGGATGAG gaacaaAATCCTGTTGTGAAGCCCAAAACAAG TTCTAAATCAGGGAGTCAAGAAGTGAACACAGGAGACTGTCCCACTGAGAAGACATCAACCAAATCAGAAATGTCAAG GTTTACATCAGAGTTTGACTGCATAGAGTCCCTCGGCGAAGGATCCTTTGGTCGTGTTTTTAAGGCATTAGAAAAACTGACTGAGAAGAATTATGCAATAAAGATTGTACACTATAAAGA CATTGAAAATGCTCTACAAGAGGTGAAGACGTTATCAGATCTAAATCACTGTAACATTGTGCGATACTACACCTGTTGGTTGGAGGATTCAGGATACCGATGCGAGAGTCTGGATGAGAGTGCCAGCTCTACACA gtgTTCTATCAATGATTCATCGATAAAGTACCTATATATCCAGATGGAGTTGTGTGAATACACACTCAGAGAGTGGATAGACAAGAAGAATGAGGAGAAATCTCTGCAAGACTccaagagaagaaaagagggtCTAACTATTGTTCAGCAAATAGTTAGAGGAGTTGAATACATTCACTCTAAGATGCTCATCCACAGGGACCTGAAG CCTGCCAACATCATGCTTGGGAAAGATGAAAAAGTGACGATCGGAGACTTTGGTCTGGTCACGGTTGAAAACGATGCTGAGagcctgagggagagagagatgtacACAGGAACCCCAGCATACATGGCTCCTGAGCAG aaacagcaaaaGACTTATGACCGAAAAGTTGATATTTTTCCTTTGGGGTTGATATACTTTGAACTCCTTTGGAAATTATCCACTGTTCATGAAAGGAACAAG GTTTGGCCCAACATCAGAGAACAGAAATTTCCCAAAGAATTTCAATGCAATTTCCCCAAAGAG TGCTTTATAATAAAGCCAATGCTGTGTGAGAAGCCAGAAGAGCGACCTGAAGCAAGTCAACTCAAGGCCGACATTAAAGAAATTGAGCGTCGCGGAAGAAGTCGCGGAAGATGGACTGTCTGA